A DNA window from Arachis duranensis cultivar V14167 chromosome 3, aradu.V14167.gnm2.J7QH, whole genome shotgun sequence contains the following coding sequences:
- the LOC107476466 gene encoding protein SOSEKI 3 isoform X2, translated as MEGRMKKYQRQVSPERAKVWTEKSPKYHQNRKVPVIYYLSRNRQLEHPHFMEVPVSSPEGLYLRDVIDRLNALRGRGMASLYSWSCKRSYKNGFVWHDLFEDDLILPAHGNEYVLKGSELFDETNSDRYSPINNVKMQSMKLLPGPPSSRSHDEASSSDSMNGKEIKNSQEDELSQGPHSGSSDVSPESRDEKSDSLSLALTEYKIYKTDGLADASTQTEERVSRRKTHKTCTRGVSTEDRSLVSECHEICRVPHAKDNPEICRDTISPPPSTSSPSSFVGKPETTLESLIRADASKRNSFRIVEEDSIRMPTNTRLKASHLLMQLISCGSISVKNHSFDLIPSYKPRFSNSKFPSPLFSTSFMLGEFDCLAENPKLMSLRLEDKEYFSGSLVETKLKEGDGDNALKRSSSYNDERIYKEAKQEEDKEEPSSGHSKCIPRSITSLTKQLRSEYMKSPISDESRSSSDRIDSSCKSSVRSNGSSKRITEPLPGKKQSYKIDSFREDEMIKIEES; from the exons AGGCAGCTAGAACACCCTCATTTCATGGAGGTTCCAGTGTCTTCCCCTGAGGGGCTATACTTGAGAG ATGTGATTGATAGACTAAATGCTTTGAGAGGTAGGGGAATGGCTTCCTTGTATTCATGGTCTTGCAAGAG AAGCTACAAGAATGGATTTGTGTGGCATGATCTCTTTGAAGATGATCTAATTCTACCTGCCCATGGGAATGAGTATGTCCTCAAAGGCTCAGAACTCTTCGATGAAACCAATTCAG ATCGTTACAGTCCCATTAACAATGTCAAAATGCAAAGCATGAAGCTGTTGCCAGGGCCACCTTCTTCTAGGAGCCATGATGAAGCTTCCTCTTCTGATAGCATGAATGGGAAAGAGATAAAGAACTCCCAAGAAGATGAGCTTTCCCAAGGACCACACTCTGGTTCATCTGATGTATCTCCAGAGTCTAGAGATGAAAAGAGTGACTCTCTAAGCTTGGCCTTGACAGAGTACAAAATCTATAAGACTGATGGACTGGCAGACGCTTCGACTCAGACAGAAGAACGTGTTAGCAGACGGAAAACACATAAAACTTGTACAAGGGGTGTATCAACAGAGGATAGATCATTGGTATCTGAATGCCATGAAATTTGTCGAGTTCCACATGCGAAGGACAATCCTGAAATCTGTAGAGATACCATTTCACCGCCTCCCTCGACTTCAAGTCCCTCATCTTTTGTGGGGAAGCCTGAAACTACTTTGGAATCTCTTATTAGAGCTGATGCTAGTAAGAGGAACAGCTTTAGGATTGTGGAAGAAGATAGCATTCGGATGCCTACCAACACAAGGTTGAAAGCTTCACATTTGCTCATGCAACTGATCTCGTGCGGCTCAATATCGGTGAAGAACCACAGTTTTGACCTTATTCCTTCATACAAGCCTAGGTTTTCCAATTCAAAATTCCCTTCTCCATTGTTCTCAACTTCATTTATGTTGGGAGAGTTTGATTGCTTGGCAGAGAATCCAAAGCTCATGAGCCTTAGATTGGAAGACAAAGAATATTTTAGTGGGAGTTTAGTGGAGACTAAACTGAAGGAAGGAGATGGGGATAATGCTCTGAAACGCTCTTCTTCCTATAATGATGAGAG GATATATAAAGAAgcaaaacaagaagaagacaaggAGGAACCATCCTCAGGACATTCAAAATGCATTCCACGATCAATTACTTcgttgaccaagcaattgcgaAGCGAATACATGAAATCCCCCATTTCTGACGAATCGAGAAGCTCGTCTGATAGAATTGACAGCTCATGCAAATCCTCAGTAAGATCAAATGGTAGcagcaaaagaatcactgaacCTCTACCAGGGAAAAAGCAGTCTTATAAGATAGATTCATTTAGAGAAGATGAGATGATCAAAATTGAAGAAAGTTAA
- the LOC107476466 gene encoding protein SOSEKI 3 isoform X1 has translation MEGRMKKYQRQVSPERAKVWTEKSPKYHQNRKVPVIYYLSRNRQLEHPHFMEVPVSSPEGLYLRDVIDRLNALRGRGMASLYSWSCKRSYKNGFVWHDLFEDDLILPAHGNEYVLKGSELFDETNSDRYSPINNVKMQSMKLLPGPPSSRSHDEASSSDSMNGKEIKNSQEDELSQGPHSGSSDVSPESRDEKSDSLSLALTEYKIYKTDGLADASTQTEERVSRRKTHKTCTRGVSTEDRSLVSECHEICRVPHAKDNPEICRDTISPPPSTSSPSSFVGKPETTLESLIRADASKRNSFRIVEEDSIRMPTNTRLKASHLLMQLISCGSISVKNHSFDLIPSYKPRFSNSKFPSPLFSTSFMLGEFDCLAENPKLMSLRLEDKEYFSGSLVETKLKEGDGDNALKRSSSYNDERIYKEAKQEEDKEEPSSGHSKCIPRSITSLTKQLRSEYMKSPISDESRSSSDRIDSSCKSSVRSNGSSKRITEPLPGKKQSYKIDSFREDEMIKIEESLLQELGL, from the exons AGGCAGCTAGAACACCCTCATTTCATGGAGGTTCCAGTGTCTTCCCCTGAGGGGCTATACTTGAGAG ATGTGATTGATAGACTAAATGCTTTGAGAGGTAGGGGAATGGCTTCCTTGTATTCATGGTCTTGCAAGAG AAGCTACAAGAATGGATTTGTGTGGCATGATCTCTTTGAAGATGATCTAATTCTACCTGCCCATGGGAATGAGTATGTCCTCAAAGGCTCAGAACTCTTCGATGAAACCAATTCAG ATCGTTACAGTCCCATTAACAATGTCAAAATGCAAAGCATGAAGCTGTTGCCAGGGCCACCTTCTTCTAGGAGCCATGATGAAGCTTCCTCTTCTGATAGCATGAATGGGAAAGAGATAAAGAACTCCCAAGAAGATGAGCTTTCCCAAGGACCACACTCTGGTTCATCTGATGTATCTCCAGAGTCTAGAGATGAAAAGAGTGACTCTCTAAGCTTGGCCTTGACAGAGTACAAAATCTATAAGACTGATGGACTGGCAGACGCTTCGACTCAGACAGAAGAACGTGTTAGCAGACGGAAAACACATAAAACTTGTACAAGGGGTGTATCAACAGAGGATAGATCATTGGTATCTGAATGCCATGAAATTTGTCGAGTTCCACATGCGAAGGACAATCCTGAAATCTGTAGAGATACCATTTCACCGCCTCCCTCGACTTCAAGTCCCTCATCTTTTGTGGGGAAGCCTGAAACTACTTTGGAATCTCTTATTAGAGCTGATGCTAGTAAGAGGAACAGCTTTAGGATTGTGGAAGAAGATAGCATTCGGATGCCTACCAACACAAGGTTGAAAGCTTCACATTTGCTCATGCAACTGATCTCGTGCGGCTCAATATCGGTGAAGAACCACAGTTTTGACCTTATTCCTTCATACAAGCCTAGGTTTTCCAATTCAAAATTCCCTTCTCCATTGTTCTCAACTTCATTTATGTTGGGAGAGTTTGATTGCTTGGCAGAGAATCCAAAGCTCATGAGCCTTAGATTGGAAGACAAAGAATATTTTAGTGGGAGTTTAGTGGAGACTAAACTGAAGGAAGGAGATGGGGATAATGCTCTGAAACGCTCTTCTTCCTATAATGATGAGAG GATATATAAAGAAgcaaaacaagaagaagacaaggAGGAACCATCCTCAGGACATTCAAAATGCATTCCACGATCAATTACTTcgttgaccaagcaattgcgaAGCGAATACATGAAATCCCCCATTTCTGACGAATCGAGAAGCTCGTCTGATAGAATTGACAGCTCATGCAAATCCTCAGTAAGATCAAATGGTAGcagcaaaagaatcactgaacCTCTACCAGGGAAAAAGCAGTCTTATAAGATAGATTCATTTAGAGAAGATGAGATGATCAAAATTGAAGAAA GCTTGCTTCAGGAGCTCGGGTTATAA